The sequence ATATAGAATTGTCTTGCAGGACTTTTAATGATTGCAAAACGACCTTGAAGTACACCGAAAGCGCATTCGATATCCTTTCTTGCTGCCTCTTGGTACCTTTTGAATTTTGATGTTTTTGGTTCAACCGTACTTTTGAACGATTTCACAAGTGTCGTCCAATCAGGATAAATCCCGTCCGCTAAATAATAGCCTTTTGTAAAATGTTTTCCATTCACCATATAGTTACACAGTGGAGCTCTATCTTCAAGTAACTCTTTAAATAAATCGAATTGGTTTAACACATTGATATCATTATTTGAACCAGTTGGTCCAAAGTAAGCGTGGCAAATCCACAAATCATACGAGGCAATCGCTTCCAACATTATTGTTGGGTGACCATGATCGCCTCGTGTGTATTGATCTTATCAAGAGACTGGACAATTTTTCcaagcccaatgcatacaatctgGACTACCTAGCATGCCCGGAAAACCATCTATTTGCTCAGGTTGTGTAATTAAACGTTGAACATCATGGGCATTCAGTTTTTTTAAATATTCGCTCGAAAATAAATGTAAAACACTTTTGCAATAATTTTCTAAACACTGATATGTTGTGATTTCACCAATACACAAACACTCATCAAAAATATATGGGAGGAACACCGTATGCTAATTGTCGTATAGTGGATGTGATTTTTTGTTGAACAGTAAACCCGAGTAAACCGGTTGCATCCTGTCTTTGATGAAAATATTTAAAGTATGAAGAAATAGGTTCTTGAGAATAACTGAGTATACCTGCGAATATACGTTTAAACAGTCGACTGCTTATTCGAAATCTTCTTCAAAGTTATCTTCGGAGCAGGTTAGTGTGTCGGAAAAGTAATCATTTCGCAAGAGTGTAGCCCTTCTAGCCCGATCTCTATGAAAAAATCTTCTTGAATTTCTCGGAATAGGTTCTTGATtttcttcatcatcaacatctaaAAAATCAAGAAGTTCTAGTTGGTGTTCCGGATCGTACGCACTAGCTACTTGTACGATATCTTCGAAATCGTAATCGATATTATTCATTTTTTGGAGTAAGAATTGTGAAGTATGTTGTAAATATAATGTGGAGTAGGTTGTTGATCAATCCTAGATCTGTCTTCCTTACGGAATTGGGtctaggatcgagtgcaatgaggaggattggggtgttgttgtttgttttgggccccgatgatcgtctttcactttagcaatcaagtgatcaaccaccccgacccggtcttgattattgATTTGTATAATTCACGCTAACACAATGTAAagattccttgggcaaagtcactagtgaaaattacaaaggctagAGCAAATGGCAGATAATCAAccccctataaatgagaggccaagctccctatttatagtattcagaaTATTCGCGGATTCTTGCACTCCTGTGCGGATTCTTGCACTCTTGTGCGGATTCTTGCACTCTTGTGCATTGCGGATTTCAGCACAAGGTGCTAAAACTTAGTGCACTCCTTGTGCAATGCGCAAGGTAGTGCTATGCGCactatcaagtcccccaagttcggtattatatatattaaatatataatgtcaaacttgtaagtatgcaatcatagggaatatagcaatatatacactatcaagtcccccagttcgatattataaactgaaagtatatgatgtCGAACTCTAAGTGTACAATATGCTTTGTTCGTGAAGTTATGCGCAACTCATGGCGCTTTTTTATCAAAGAGAAAATCATGTTGCAacgtttatttatatagcgctttgttTTATATTCATAATTTCTAGACTTGTCCTTCGCAATTTCCATattcgttattgtgcacataacaaacacgtacttatgcgaaacaatcttttatatattatgaatcttctaagtccgccgaaacgatccttaggcaaaatATATGTTttttgcgaagcatctaagcatggctagatcaaatacttaggaaatatGTCACAAGTTCCAACTTTTGGCAAACACTTGTAATTTTATGTTATTCATCCAAGCGGGCTTTCTTCAACGCTTAGGCATTCATTGCGTTTTTGCACGCCAAGTGGTTTTCACTTGAAAAATCAAAGTACGCGTCCGCACTTGATAAAATTTGATCACGATTCATTTTTGGTCACACGCATATTTAGCATTTTTTGAGAAATTTGCTCGAAGCATATAT comes from Rutidosis leptorrhynchoides isolate AG116_Rl617_1_P2 chromosome 4, CSIRO_AGI_Rlap_v1, whole genome shotgun sequence and encodes:
- the LOC139842360 gene encoding uncharacterized protein; translated protein: MLEAIASYDLWICHAYFGPTGSNNDINVLNQFDLFKELLEDRAPLCNYMVNGKHFTKGYYLADGIYPDWTTLVKSFKSTVEPKTSKFKRYQEAARKDIECAFGVLQGRFAIIKSPARQFYIEKIQSIMYTCVILHNMITEDNCQAFCGLEEDYQPVRRALTIRERFDTHLRMDKEIRDSTIHRFLRDMLIEHIWSLRPNARIRYNSQEDLRQFPDMSMMCRPLV